One Pieris napi chromosome 24, ilPieNapi1.2, whole genome shotgun sequence DNA window includes the following coding sequences:
- the LOC125061867 gene encoding esterase FE4-like, with protein sequence MIVIFCLLFCLTNAFESRIVNTHQGPVKGYKDDGLYSFYSVPYAKAPTGRDRFKAPLPAEDRAYVLEAVDKGIMCPQQDLSMMVKRSLLSTEDCLIANIFVPDTTKTNLPVIVYVHGGGYIACYGNLVTYKNLVKSKDVIIVTFNYRLGAHGFLCLGTEDIPGNAGMKDQVALLRWVKENIANFGGDPEEVTIAGYSAGSSSVDLLMLSDTTKGLFKGVIPESGANTAAWSIQTDPIKNAQEYGQIINFTDYTNVESLQEFYKTVSYEILTSGEMSLLNRTDSTFLMSPCVERETDEEEFLTESPVNILKSGKYNKVPMLYGFASMEGLMRKDTFDQWKNEMNKDFVQFLPPDLQFKDDKEKAMVAEKIKKFYFGNDPVSNEKILSYVDFFSDVFFAYATLRSIKLHVDAGHDKIYLYEYSFVHDDIPTIPYTNMRGATHCAQSSDVGDGNFTHFDEALFSKAARDMKKTVRDLWYNFVSTGQPVPEGSDFPPWPPVGKDSTPYMVIDNPMRLSGSLLKERTRFWDEIYSKHYRQPSPPSITPTIDRTEL encoded by the exons AtgattgtaatattttgtttgttattttgtttaaccaATGCGTTTGAATCGCGCATAGTTAATACCCATCAGGGACCAGTTAAAGGTTACAAAGATGATGGGCTGTACAGCTTCTATAGTGTGCCTTACGCCAAAGCTCCGACTGGAAGAGATAGATTCAAG GCACCCCTACCAGCAGAGGATCGGGCTTACGTACTTGAAGCTGTAGACAAAGGCATCATGTGTCCACAACAAGATTTATCCATGATGGTGAAACGAAGTCTGTTATCAACAGAAGATTGTCTGATTGCAAACATATTCGTACCAGatacaacaaaaacaaatctACCAGTAATCGTCTATGTGCACGGTGGAGGCTATATAGCTTGTTACGGAAATTTAGTGACTTATAAGAATTTAGTGAAAAGCAAAGATGTGATTATCGTCACTTTTAATTACCGGCTAGGAGCGCACGGCTTCCTTTGTTTGGGAACAGAGGACATCCCTGGCAATGCTGGTATGAAGGATCAAGTCGCTCTTCTGCGTTGGGTTAAAGAAAACATCGCTAATTTCGGCGGGGATCCTGAAGAAGTGACCATAGCTGGGTATAGCGCTGGATCATCATCAGTTGATCTACTCATGCTGTCAGATACGACGAAAGGTCTATTCAAGGGAGTGATACCAGAAAGTGGCGCGAATACAGCAGCTTGGAGTATTCAAACTGATCCAATAAAAAATGCTCAAGAATATGGACAAATTATAAACTTCACGGATTATACGAACGTGGAATCCCTCCAGgagttttataaaacagtttCATATGAAATTCTCACGTCTGGAGAAATGAGTCTCCTAAATCGAACTGATTCAACATTCTTAATGTCTCCATGTGTAGAGCGTGAAACAGATGAAGAAGAGTTTCTCACTGAGAGTCCGGTAAACATCTTAAAGAGTGGGAAGTATAATAAAGTACCTATGCTGTATGGTTTCGCTTCCATGGAGGGTCTGATGAGGAAAGACACCTTCGACCAATGGAAAAATGAAATGAACAAAGATTTTGTTCAATTTCTACCACCGGATTTGCAGTTTAAAGATGATAAGGAAAAAGCGATGGTTGCTgagaaaattaagaaattttacttCGGCAACGATCCGGTTAGTAATGAGAAAATTTTGAGTTATGTAGACTTTTTCTCGGATGTCTTCTTCGCATATGCAACACTGAGATCTATTAAGTTGCATGTGGATGCTGGACATGATAAGATATATCTATACGAATATTCCTTTGTGCATGATGACATACCCACGATACCGTACACAAATATGCGTGGAGCAACTCACTGCGCCCAATCTAGCGATGTAGGAGATGGGAATTTTACACATTTCGACGAAGCTCTCTTTTCAAAGGCTGCCAGGGATATGAAGAAGACTGTACGAGATCTTTGGTACAACTTTGTTAGTACagg acaACCAGTACCAGAGGGATCTGACTTCCCACCATGGCCACCAGTGGGCAAAGACTCGACTCCATACATGGTGATAGACAATCCTATGCGCCTGAGTGGTTCATTGCTGAAGGAGAGAACACGGTTCTGGGATGAGATTTACTCAAAGCACTACCGACAGCCATCTCCACCATCTATTACACCAACCATAGACCGCACTGAATTATAG